Part of the Deltaproteobacteria bacterium genome is shown below.
AGACCACGATCCAGACCACGACGCATGGCAAAATAGCCGCGTTCATCGCCGAACCCGTCATGGGTGTCGGCGGCTTCGTCACCCCGCCGAAGGCGTATTTCGACGCCGTCACGCGGATCGTCCACAACTACGGCGGCGTCTACATCAGCGATGAAGTCCAGACCGGCGTCGGCCGCTGCGGCGGGAATTTCTTCCTGACTAAAGAACTCGGTATCGACGCCGACGTGATCACGCTGGCCAAAGGCTTGGGCAACGGCGCGGCGATCGGCGCAGTCGTCACGAAACCTGCGGTCGTGCAAGCGATGGCGGGGAAATTGTACTTCAACACCTTCGGCGGCGATCCGTACCAAACGCGCCAAGCCAAAGTGAATATGGACATCATTCAAGAAGAGGGCCTGATCGCCAACGCCCGCGTAATGGGCACACGGCTGATGCAAGGCCTGCGCGACCTCATGGCCGACGCGCCGCTGATCGGCGACGTGCGCGGACGCGGCTTGTTGATCGGCGTGGAATTAGTGAAGGATCGCACCACCAAAGAATACGCCACGGAAGCGACTGCGCAAGTCATGGACTTGTGCAAAGAGCGCGGCCTGCTGCTCGGCAAAGGCGGCCTGTTCGGCAACGTGTTGCGGATCGCCCCGCCGCTATCAATCACGGCCACGCACGTCG
Proteins encoded:
- a CDS encoding aspartate aminotransferase family protein, yielding MNASPSNDELIAFRARHFIPTAYLYHKEPIQLTKAKGVYVWDQTGKQYLDAIGGIVSISAGHNHPRIQQAMREMLDADELQHTSLLYLTKYPVELAKALLAEAPAGFEKVALTNSGSEANEFAFMAARHATGETIVMNLRHGYHGGTSGVLAHCGHANWRFRSQPNTNATSALEPNCYRCPFGKKPDSCALECAQNVETTIQTTTHGKIAAFIAEPVMGVGGFVTPPKAYFDAVTRIVHNYGGVYISDEVQTGVGRCGGNFFLTKELGIDADVITLAKGLGNGAAIGAVVTKPAVVQAMAGKLYFNTFGGDPYQTRQAKVNMDIIQEEGLIANARVMGTRLMQGLRDLMADAPLIGDVRGRGLLIGVELVKDRTTKEYATEATAQVMDLCKERGLLLGKGGLFGNVLRIAPPLSITATHVDFILKTIAEALHTTAHAA